TCATCTAAAGCATCACACAAGAATTTCTTTTAGCGATAACACAATCATGAGATCCCTTCACACGAAAAAACTGATAGAGTACTAGAAACACACAAAAGAAGTACCTTGTATGGCCTCGGTTCTAAGAATCATGGGAAGCTCGAGAGTGATTTTATCGCCTTGGCCCCATGTTTTGGTGATAGTCAGGAAACTACCTGCATCAATGAGTAGAAATGAAACACCTTAAAACTTTTCTTTGAAGATATCAATTATATAAAGACCATAACAAGGAGGAGAAAATGATTTGATGATAATAAAGAGGCATCAGATGAAAGAAAATGTCACACCTGGTGTTGGTAGAGAGAAATCCTTTCCGTTTAAGGTTGCCTTTGCGCCACTTGAATGTGTCCAGCTCGGTATTCTCAAGTTCAACGTAGACGATGCACCACTTGAATGCTGAAAGaaacatacataatataatctACCCCATTTGATTGTCCTACAGGCTATTTGATCAGcaagatgaaaataaaattcaGCAATAATTTGAAGATATAACATGACAGAATGAACACGTACCCCATTTGAAGATATTGTAATTGTCACTCGGAGGCGATTATCCCATGAAACAACAGGCTCGATTTTCTGACTCACCGAGACCTGCCCATATTTCCAATCAAGAGTGCTAGGTATATACTGGATAATGTAGAGGCCTGGAGAACTCCCTTTCTCTTCGAAATATATAGAATCTCCCAACTTGGAGAATGATTCAATTCCTTTAAAGGACACAAAGGGAAACCAAAAGTTAAAATCATTACAGATTTTCATAGGTTACAAATCTTTAAGGTAAACTTGGAAGGTCAGATAATCACCTGTCCCgtagcagcaccaaaaggaaTTGAACTGTGTTCCCCAATTGTGGTAGCTCCGAGCCTTGGATTTGCCACGACCAAGAGGAAGCATATATATCATAACTCCAGGATCAGTTCCCCTTTGAATGCTGAGTACACCATTTGTTAACGCGCGCTCATAGTAATCAGCATATGCCATTTCTTTGGTCCATCTGAATAGGTGTCGGGAAACCTACAAAGATATCCAAAAAAGACACTTGCATCACTTGGTTCTTCATCTACGAACAAACATAAACTGCAATAGTACTTTAGctcctttctctctttctcattTCACTGAGAAAGGAAGCTATGAAAGTTTTCATTTCTAAAGAAAGACACATTACCCTCCACAAATTTATTAAACTTGTATCCTCTCTTCCGCTAGATAGAGCAAAAGACAAAAACAAAGGCACAAAACCTTACAACACACCTTCAGCATGTTATAGGTCGTACAGGATTCCTCATTCTCGGTTTGTAGTGTGCTTGCTAACCGCTTTGGATCAGACCTGCTCAGGATTAAACGTCAAAGAGGAGCTAATTTTGTGCATATAAGAAGTATACTTAATCAAACACGAAACAAAACTGATGCATCAATTAAGTTAAATTTCTTGGATTGGCTCTTACCAAAATTCACCGACTGATGTCCCACCAGTTGCATAGCTGTGGGAAGAATTGACGATATCCATAAAGTACGTCCCAATATCCTGTCAAACAAAGTTCAATAACTTAAAAAGATTGAACTTCCTGTCAAACAACTTGAAAAGCAAAGCAATTTACCTTGTATAAGGGATCCCCAGTAATTTCATAACGCATTTGAGATCCCACAACAATTGGGATGTGTGTATTGGCATGAAAACCTGATATATCGTCAGCCTGTTGAAATAAAAGATATTAAGAAATGGAACAGAAATGGATCGTCTCCTCTAGAAGAAACAATTAAGTACTCTTTTACAGAACGGTAATTAGGATAAATACAAGAAACAACATTATAGTGTGAGCCAATGAATTTGAATTCGCGGAAAAGTGCGATTTACACCTTTAAAGCTAAGAGTCCTAGAAAGCATGGTTTGTCAAAAAGATGAGCCAGCAGTAAATGCTTTGAATTGCCCTGCAAAACCAATAAAAGGAAGTGCTAAGTCAGGATAATTGTGttgcatacatatatatatgctttttaAGATTCCCTATCACAAAGAAAATCGGAcataaacaaaaatatgtaATCTTTATCATTGGTCCAATAGGCATTACATTTGACGCACAAGTGCAgaatccaacaacaacaacaacatacctagtgtagTCCCACAAAGTGGGATCTGAGGAAGAtagatgtacgcagaccttacccctacctcagaggcagagaggctgtttccgatAGACTCTGATTCAAGGAAAAACAGTTCAAAGCAGTCCAGAAAAGAAGTAACAGAACATAAGTGCAGAATCCAAAAAATGCAAGTGTAAAGAAGAACAAATAATACAGATTCTTGCCCAAAATTCACATATGTTTGTATCTAATTCAAGTCCAATTGAGAATTCCAAATAAGAAATCAGTTCTCGTGTGCTCATTTGTGACATAAACATCAACTGGAATAGAAATAATACAACAGAAACTAGGAAGATAGAAAATTGTAAGACAGTTCATTTGACATACTATACGTACCGTTACACTGTATAACTTATAAAGAACATCATTCATGCCGCCTGTTTCTTCATTCAAAGATTGCCAGTGTCGTTCAATGGTATACTTTATTATCACATTTTGCACTCGATTGTAGAAGTATTCGGTCATCCATGTAGTCATTTTTAAAGCTTGATCATTACCAGCTACCATATACTGGTCCAAGAGACCTGCCAATATCTGTAAAATCCAATGAAATAAGCCActtattcaagaacaagaaacaGATGTAGATACAAGAAATTTAACAAGTTAGTTTAGTTTACCTTGTGGATTGTGTAGTATGGTGCCCATACTGGTTTTATAGCTTCAAAGCGGTTGAAAAGCTCGGATGGAAAGGCAGATAGATACCCCGAGCCCATTTTCTCCTGACAGGCAGAAAGCGCAGAAACAACAGCAGACATTTTCTGTTTGAGGCTGTCGTTATGAGTGCTAGCCCACATATATGCTGAGGCACTAAGGTAATGACCTTTTCAAGTTACAGTTAACGTCAGTACATAAATAAATCATACACGAATACGAGCACATATAATTGAATGAAGTTCCAATGCCAAAAACTTATCTAAAATGGTTGGAAAGTAAACATACTGAGAAGCAACCAGTACAGAGAAACCAATTAAACATGCTACTGTATTCTGGTCATTAGTTCAGTACTAGAAAttgatacaacaacaacaacgccTCAGTCCCAAACAAGTTGGTCTCGGCTATATGAATTTCCACTTCTTTGTTTAAGCTCATTTCAATGATAAGTGATATACATTGCTACTCCTCTCCTTTTTGGTCCCAAAAAGAGTGTCTCTTTCTACATTtagtaagttctccgattcaAACATTCTACGTGGCaagtttaagaccacaaaaaTTAAAAGCCTACACACATCTTTAAGcccacaaaattcaaaagtttccctttatttcttaaactccgtgtcCAGTCAAACTAAGACACTTAAATTGGGACTGAAGGAGTAAAAGATTCTAGCAAGCCAttcaatagaatcatatttcagGACATTAACAGAAACTAGTGGTCATACATTGGTATTAAAAGAGTACAAAGGAGTAATGCAGGGGAAGCAATATAACAAATCTTTGGTAAATATTGATCTAAGCCATATTTCAATATGTTTTTCGAATTCAAGTTGCACAATAAAAGTGTagtttttttcatgaaaaacaAGAGTCATACATGGCAATGAATTCTACAAGAACAAAAAGTAATGAGCACATCATCAATGACCATACGTGAAATTAACCCTTAAAGAGAATTACTCAAAAAATACAGAAAGGTGTAAAAAAACAGGACTAACCTACAAAATGACCGCGAAGCTCGACGTTCGGAGC
This Solanum dulcamara chromosome 1, daSolDulc1.2, whole genome shotgun sequence DNA region includes the following protein-coding sequences:
- the LOC129884576 gene encoding uncharacterized protein LOC129884576; translated protein: MKSLVFLKVWGVVFFAMLCGGVLSKECTNTPTQLSSHTLRYELLSSKNESWREEMFSHYHLTPTDDSAWSNLRPRKKLKEEEEFDWVMMYRKIKNSGGVEGIDGLLNEVSLHDVRIEPNSMHGIAQQTNLEYLLMLDVDSLVWSFRKTAGLETPGDPYGGWEAPNVELRGHFVGHYLSASAYMWASTHNDSLKQKMSAVVSALSACQEKMGSGYLSAFPSELFNRFEAIKPVWAPYYTIHKILAGLLDQYMVAGNDQALKMTTWMTEYFYNRVQNVIIKYTIERHWQSLNEETGGMNDVLYKLYSVTGNSKHLLLAHLFDKPCFLGLLALKADDISGFHANTHIPIVVGSQMRYEITGDPLYKDIGTYFMDIVNSSHSYATGGTSVGEFWSDPKRLASTLQTENEESCTTYNMLKVSRHLFRWTKEMAYADYYERALTNGVLSIQRGTDPGVMIYMLPLGRGKSKARSYHNWGTQFNSFWCCYGTGIESFSKLGDSIYFEEKGSSPGLYIIQYIPSTLDWKYGQVSVSQKIEPVVSWDNRLRVTITISSNGHSSGASSTLNLRIPSWTHSSGAKATLNGKDFSLPTPGSFLTITKTWGQGDKITLELPMILRTEAIQDDRPEYASVQAILYGPYLLAGHSSGDWDIETKLTTALSDLITPVPADYNSDLISLMQQSGDATFVLTNSNQSIQMEKYPEAGTDAAVSATFRLISLDKSSVKPSQHKDIIGKLVVLELFDLPGMFISHQGQEQSLGITGSSDDGGSLFRLTAGLDGEDNTVSLESEAQKGCFIYSGVDYKSNSTVKLSCNSKSLDAGFNQAASFKLGNGISEYHPISFVAKGAKRNFILSPLLSFRDESYTVYFNIQS